In Allomuricauda ruestringensis DSM 13258, the following proteins share a genomic window:
- a CDS encoding TetR/AcrR family transcriptional regulator, whose product MRENIIQKATEMFLNLGFKSVTMDDLAHEMGISKKTIYSHFKNKTELVEQTAITMSDTITCGIDDIVAFKKNPIEELYEIKKFIMVHLKDEKSSPLYQLQKYYPKIYTSLKEIQFECTHRCIAENVKRGMELGIYRDNLNVEFVSRIYFTGVTSIKDNNLFPTEIFSKPELLDYYLEYHLRGIVTPKGRRILNSIINSNQE is encoded by the coding sequence ATGAGGGAAAATATTATACAAAAGGCAACTGAAATGTTCTTAAACCTAGGATTTAAGAGCGTTACCATGGACGATTTGGCGCATGAGATGGGGATTTCCAAAAAAACGATCTACTCCCATTTTAAGAACAAAACGGAATTGGTAGAGCAGACCGCAATAACAATGTCGGATACTATCACCTGTGGCATAGACGATATTGTTGCGTTCAAGAAAAACCCAATTGAAGAACTGTACGAAATCAAAAAATTTATAATGGTGCACTTAAAGGACGAAAAATCATCCCCATTGTACCAACTCCAAAAATATTATCCAAAAATCTATACCTCACTTAAAGAAATACAATTTGAATGCACCCACCGTTGTATTGCCGAAAATGTAAAAAGAGGGATGGAACTGGGCATTTACAGGGACAACCTAAATGTTGAATTTGTATCCAGAATATACTTTACCGGTGTAACCAGTATCAAGGACAATAATTTGTTCCCAACAGAAATATTCAGCAAACCTGAATTATTGGACTACTATTTAGAATATCACCTTAGGGGCATTGTAACCCCAAAGGGAAGAAGAATACTCAACTCAATCATCAATTCAAATCAAGAATAA
- a CDS encoding RNA polymerase sigma factor: MAAKTDNRNNLTDFFNEEYGSLRSYVQSRIQDTSERDAEDIVQDVALRMFSRSDDAMPITNVGGFVYNAIRNRIIDIMRGKKEKKLPSEDIDQQWREFADFFYGDADNSYSPEMEQALKKAVEDLKPAYRDIVIAIDFEGYNYKQIAERTGIPAGTLMSRRHRAMSELSKKLENIKELSYGT; the protein is encoded by the coding sequence ATGGCAGCCAAAACCGATAACCGAAATAACCTGACCGACTTCTTTAATGAGGAGTATGGCTCGTTGCGCTCTTATGTGCAGTCGAGAATTCAGGATACATCGGAACGGGATGCCGAGGATATTGTGCAGGATGTGGCCCTACGGATGTTTTCCAGGTCGGATGATGCCATGCCCATAACCAATGTTGGTGGGTTTGTGTACAATGCCATTCGCAATAGGATTATTGATATTATGCGTGGCAAAAAGGAGAAAAAGTTGCCCAGCGAGGATATTGACCAACAATGGCGGGAGTTTGCGGATTTCTTTTATGGCGATGCGGACAACAGCTATTCACCAGAGATGGAACAAGCCCTAAAAAAAGCGGTCGAAGATTTGAAGCCCGCATATCGCGATATTGTGATTGCCATAGATTTTGAAGGATACAATTACAAACAAATAGCAGAAAGAACCGGAATACCGGCAGGTACGCTAATGTCGAGAAGGCACCGTGCCATGTCGGAACTATCAAAAAAATTAGAGAATATAAAAGAACTGAGTTATGGAACATAA
- a CDS encoding polyprenyl synthetase family protein: MSDIDIISKYREQFVTHLQTRTKLGKPKNLYEPVQYILGLGGKRMRPVLTLMTAEAFGGKAEDALDAALAVEMFHNFSLVHDDIMDDAPLRRGKTTVHEKWDVNTGILSGDAMLILSYQFFENYPAEIYFELTKLFSKTALEVCEGQQYDVDFETRDDVTIPEYLKMIEYKTSVLVAAAMKMGAIVAQASQKDADAIYEFGRNLGIAFQLQDDYLDAFGDPKTFGKQVGGDIMENKKTYLYLKSLEKASKDDQDGLLHLYSIKPDDSTAKVEAVKTIFKESGAVDETKKAIQDFTQKAFDALAKTDLPEKNKALLKQFGKSLMERTV; encoded by the coding sequence ATGTCAGATATCGATATCATTAGTAAGTATAGGGAGCAGTTTGTTACGCACTTACAAACAAGGACTAAGTTGGGGAAGCCCAAGAACCTCTACGAACCCGTTCAGTATATTTTAGGATTGGGAGGCAAACGGATGCGCCCCGTACTCACTTTGATGACGGCCGAGGCCTTTGGCGGAAAAGCGGAGGATGCCTTGGATGCAGCATTGGCTGTGGAAATGTTCCACAACTTTTCGTTGGTGCACGATGATATTATGGACGATGCACCATTGCGAAGAGGAAAAACAACGGTGCATGAAAAGTGGGATGTAAATACGGGAATTCTTTCCGGGGATGCCATGTTGATCCTGTCCTATCAATTTTTTGAAAACTACCCTGCTGAAATCTATTTCGAACTCACAAAGCTTTTCAGCAAAACAGCGCTTGAGGTGTGCGAAGGACAACAGTACGATGTGGATTTTGAGACCCGGGATGATGTAACTATTCCTGAATACTTGAAAATGATTGAGTATAAGACTTCGGTGTTGGTGGCTGCCGCGATGAAGATGGGAGCCATTGTGGCACAGGCTTCTCAAAAAGATGCAGATGCCATTTACGAATTTGGACGTAACCTCGGTATTGCTTTTCAGTTGCAAGATGACTATTTGGATGCTTTTGGTGACCCCAAAACCTTTGGTAAGCAGGTTGGGGGAGACATTATGGAAAACAAAAAGACGTATTTGTACCTAAAATCGTTGGAAAAAGCCTCCAAAGATGATCAAGATGGTTTGTTGCACCTGTATTCCATTAAGCCCGATGATTCCACAGCCAAAGTGGAAGCGGTAAAGACTATTTTTAAAGAAAGTGGGGCAGTGGACGAAACCAAAAAGGCCATTCAGGATTTTACCCAAAAAGCATTTGATGCTTTGGCAAAAACTGACCTTCCAGAAAAAAACAAAGCCTTGCTAAAACAATTTGGCAAAAGTTTGATGGAGCGGACGGTTTAG
- a CDS encoding lycopene cyclase family protein, with protein MPNYDYIIIGAGAAGLLLADAMGKDKFFASKSILVLDRDDKTKNDRTWCFWEQGKGPFDDLIHKTWDNIYVGGQQLQKSTPIAPYTYKMLRGIDFYNHFLPKVKAYPNITWVQEEVTHIKEQANEVSVTTPSQIYTGKKVFSSLYDASIPTKQKEFPVLQQHFLGWFVKTEEPVFNSDEATFMDFSIPQKGNTRFMYVLPFSDTEALVEYTLFSEHLLEKPEYEEAIKRYIKENYNDTKYTIEETEFGSIPMTCYPFHQHNTERIFNIGIAGGWAKPSTGYTFYNTSRQIPKLVEHLKAGKPLSEYHEKSRFMFYDMLLLDILYDKNHLGHEIFESMFKRRKASLILKFLENETNLWEELKIVTAPKPMPFIKALLKRIF; from the coding sequence ATGCCCAACTACGATTACATCATTATAGGAGCGGGAGCTGCTGGCCTTTTGTTGGCCGATGCCATGGGCAAGGACAAATTCTTTGCCTCCAAATCCATTTTGGTGTTGGACAGGGACGATAAAACAAAAAATGACCGTACCTGGTGCTTTTGGGAACAGGGCAAAGGGCCATTTGATGATTTGATACACAAAACTTGGGACAACATTTATGTGGGCGGACAACAGCTTCAAAAATCAACACCCATTGCACCCTACACCTATAAAATGCTCCGCGGCATTGACTTCTACAACCACTTTTTACCAAAGGTAAAAGCCTATCCGAACATTACTTGGGTTCAGGAAGAGGTAACCCATATTAAAGAGCAGGCAAACGAGGTTTCGGTCACTACCCCATCACAGATTTATACAGGTAAAAAGGTATTTTCCAGCTTGTATGATGCATCAATTCCAACTAAACAGAAGGAGTTCCCCGTTCTGCAACAGCATTTTTTGGGCTGGTTCGTTAAAACAGAGGAACCGGTCTTCAATTCGGATGAAGCTACTTTTATGGATTTTTCCATTCCGCAAAAGGGCAACACGCGATTTATGTACGTGCTTCCATTTTCGGATACCGAAGCTTTGGTGGAATACACTTTGTTTTCCGAACATCTTTTGGAAAAACCCGAGTACGAGGAAGCCATCAAAAGGTACATTAAGGAAAACTACAACGATACCAAATACACCATTGAAGAAACCGAATTTGGCAGTATCCCCATGACCTGCTACCCGTTTCATCAACATAATACAGAACGTATTTTTAATATTGGGATTGCTGGTGGGTGGGCCAAACCGAGTACGGGATATACCTTCTATAATACAAGTAGGCAAATACCCAAATTGGTGGAACATTTAAAAGCAGGCAAACCGTTATCTGAATACCATGAAAAGAGCAGGTTTATGTTCTACGATATGCTTTTGTTGGACATTTTGTACGATAAAAATCACTTGGGACACGAGATTTTCGAATCGATGTTCAAAAGAAGAAAAGCTTCGTTGATTCTAAAATTCCTCGAAAATGAAACCAATTTATGGGAAGAGCTTAAAATTGTAACGGCTCCTAAACCGATGCCGTTCATCAAAGCACTTTTAAAACGGATATTCTAA
- a CDS encoding DUF86 domain-containing protein, translated as MSKRDNALLIRDMIESAQKIMFYTKDMGFTDFEGDSKTVDAVIRNFEIIGEAANRLDEEYKTDNPEIEWDYLRGFRNRIVHEYFGIDLEIVWQIIEDDLPRLNQALIKKSH; from the coding sequence ATGTCTAAAAGAGATAATGCCCTTTTGATTCGTGATATGATTGAATCTGCACAAAAAATCATGTTCTACACTAAAGACATGGGCTTTACCGACTTTGAAGGTGATAGCAAGACTGTTGATGCTGTCATCAGAAACTTTGAAATCATTGGTGAAGCAGCCAATCGATTGGATGAAGAGTACAAAACAGATAATCCAGAAATTGAATGGGATTATTTAAGAGGTTTCAGAAATCGTATTGTTCATGAATATTTTGGAATTGACCTGGAAATAGTTTGGCAAATTATTGAAGATGATTTACCAAGACTCAATCAGGCTTTGATTAAGAAATCCCATTAA
- a CDS encoding nucleotidyltransferase family protein, with amino-acid sequence METTQNIANKLSKLKVRLKERYPISSMALFGSYARNEQTDTSDVDIMVEFDGKIGIRFIDLANEIEKALGLKVDLVSKKGIKEQYLNTILSDLIYV; translated from the coding sequence GTGGAAACTACCCAAAACATAGCAAACAAGCTTTCAAAGCTTAAGGTACGTTTAAAAGAGCGCTACCCCATATCCTCTATGGCTTTGTTTGGTTCCTATGCTCGTAATGAGCAAACAGATACCAGCGACGTTGATATTATGGTAGAATTTGATGGGAAAATAGGAATCAGATTTATCGATTTGGCCAACGAGATTGAAAAAGCTTTGGGTTTAAAAGTAGATTTGGTTTCAAAAAAAGGTATCAAAGAACAATATCTTAACACCATTCTATCCGACTTGATCTATGTCTAA